The genome window GGGGCCGCTGACCGATCCGCGCGCCCACGGCTGCGATCCCGCCGATGCCTTCGAGGTCATCTGTCCCAGCCTCCCCGGTTATGGCTTCAGCGACAAGCCATCCGAAACCGGCTGGAGCGTGGAGCGCATCGCCCGCGCCTGGGCGCAGCTGATGGCGCGCCTCGGGCACGAGCGTTATCTGGCGCAGGGCGGGGACTGGGGGTCGATGGTGACCACGGCGCTATCCAAGCTCGACCCGGAGCATTGCGCGGGCATTCACTTGAACATGGCGCTGGCTACGCCTACGCAGGAAGACATGGCGCAGCTCACGGAGGGCGAGCGGGCGGCGCTGACGCGCATGGAGCACTACCGCAAGCACGACAGCGGCTACGCCAAGCTGCAGGCGACGCGGCCCCAGACGCTGGGCTATGGGCTGACGGACTCCCCGGTGGGACAGGCGGCCTGGATTCTGGAGAAGTTCTGGAGCTGGGTCGATCACGACGGCAGCGGGCCGGACGCTGTCATCAGTCGCGACGAGCTGCTGGACAACGTGATGCTCTACTGGCTGCCCGCCACGGCCGCCTCTTCGGCGCGCCTCTACTGGGAGAGCCTGCGCAATTTCGACCGCGAGCCGGTTACCGCGCCCACGGCCGTATCCGTCTTTCCGGGTGAGATATTCCGGCCGTCGCGGCACTGGGTGGAACGGCGCTACCTGGATCTGCGCTACTTCAACGAGCCCGAGCGCGGTGGCCATTTCGCGGCCTTCGAGCAGCCGGAGCTCTTCGTGCAGGAATTGCGTGCGGCCTGCCGCTGTATGCGCTGAATCGGGGCAATCCCAGTCCGAATCGGACAAGCTAAGAATGGTGGGAATCGTGCGTTGTACAGCCCAAGAATCGCTCTGCTTTGCGAGCGGTGTGCAGGCGCACAGCGCTCGTACCACCCAGCGCTGAGTTCGCGCCAGCTCGGCGCATGGCTCGCTTCGCTCAAACCGTTGAAGGAAGGCTCAGCAACCGGCCGGATGGGGCAGACAGTAAAACCAGGATTGGTCTGGTATCTCGACGAGACCTGTTTCTGCGTACGATTTATCCAACGAACACGACTCGGAAAGAGCCGATGAACCTGGAAGTCATTCGCAAGGGCAAGCGCGGTGATACTGCAGCCAGCCCGCTGCTATTCGTGCACGGCGCCTGGCATGGGGCCTGGTGCTGGGAAGAGTTTCTTCTGGATTATTTCGCCGGGCTGGGCTACGAATGCGTGGCCCTCAGCCTGCGCGGACACGGCGGCAGTCCAGGCGTGGAGAAGATGAATCGCTACCGCATCGCCGACTACGTGGCGGATGTGGCGTCGGTTGCCGAGAGTCTGGATACCCCGCCCGTTGTCATCGGACATTCCATGGGCGGCTTGGTGACGCAGCATTATTTGGCCCAGCATCCGGCCCGCGCCGGGGTGCTGCTCGGTTCGGTGCCACCCTTTGGTGTCTGGAGGGTCGTTCTGAAGCTGCTGCGTCAGCATCCGCTGCGTTTTCTGGCTGCCAATCTGCGCCTGAATCTGCAGTTGCTGGTGAACAGCCCAGCCAAGGCGCGCGAGCTGTTTTATTCGGCGGGCGTATCGGATGCCGATGTGGCCCGTTATGCGCAGCCGCTGACCAGCGAGTCGTTCCTCGCTTTTCTGGATATGGTGATCATGAATCTGCCCCGGCGAGGCTCAGTGAGCACGCCGTTGCGGGTGCTCGGTGGAGAGCTGGATTCGATCTTCCCACCCGCCGATGTGCGGGCCACGGCGGCTTTCTATGGCACGACCGCCAGAATCTACGCCGAGACGGCCCATAACCTGATGCTGGAACCGCGCTGGCAGGACGTGGCCGACGACATCCACGCATGGATCCAGGGCGGGTTTCAGGCAGAGGCATCGTAGTCTGGTTCAGCGACCGAGCCGGCAGCTTGGGCGCTGAAAGCGGATCTGGTGGGTCTGCCAGGATTCGATGAATCGGCAGGAAAGCCGATTCACGCGACCGAAGGGAGCCCGGAGGGCTTGGGCCATGGATGGCCCAAGCAACCAGGAACCATTCCCCAAGCCAGCGATTTCGTCGCTGAAAGCGGATGTGGTGGGCCTGCCAGGATTCGATGAATCGGCAGGAAAGCCGATTCACGCGACCGGAGGGAGCCCGAAGGGCTTGGGCCATGGATGGCCCAAGCAACCAGGAACCACTCCCCCGAGCGAGCGACTTTGTGCAGTAAACGATAATGTTGCTTCGCGGTAAACGTTTTTCCTTGCCAACAGGGGCGCTACTTGGCGCTACCCGCATGCACCCTTCCCTGACTTCCCAGCGTGTTAGTAAACTGAAAATGCAGCAAAGAGTCGGAAGAAAACCAATAGCGTACTCATCTATTTGTTGGGTTGCTATAGGCTGGATCCGGTGCCCGTAAAATATTGGGTAAGCGGATTAAATGGTTGATCTCACCTTTGCATGAGAGTGAGACAGACCGGCATCTCATCGGATTATCTGGTTGATGCTTCACCTACTGCTGGTGCATGTTTCCTTCGCTAATTCCAGCAAGAACCCCACACGCCTCAACTTCCCGGTCATCGTTGCAACTCGCTCTCAGTGAAACGAGTTGTTTCTCAAGCGCTTGCAGAGCGGTTATCTGCGACCGCACATGAGAGATGTGATCATCGAGCAAGGTGTTGACGGCGGTACAAGGCTGATGAGGGTCGTCCTGATAGCTCTGTAGTTCGTGAATCTCAGCCAGTGACAGGCCCAGGATTCTGCAGCGACGGATGAAGGCCAGCCCCTCACCATGCTTCTCGGTATAGACACGGTAACCGTTGTCCTGCCGATCAGGCGGCGGCAACAAGCCCTGCTGTTCATAGAAGCGGATCGTCTGTGTTTCGACCCCTACCAACTGCGCCAACTGACCAATGCGCATCAGCCTCCTCCCCAACGGATTCTTTACTCTATTGACCTTATAGTAGCTTTATAGTTTTAAATGGTACCACAACATTGTTCAAGTGGAGTCGTATCATGAGCAAATCCTGTGGTGGCGCCTGTGGCGGTGATGCAACGTCCGCAGCGGATACCGATATACAGGCCTCCTCCGAGGCGCCAGGGAGATGGGTCAGTGTTTATGCCGTGCCGAAGATGGACTGTCCATCAGAAGAACGAATGATTCGCCTAGCCCTGAACGGCTTTGAGGAGATTCGGGCGCTGTCCTTCGACTTGTCGAACCGCCGGCTGAAGGTCGTGCATGACGGCGAGGTCGAGCCCGTCACCTCGAAACTGAAGACCTTGGGGCTAGGCGCCTCGCTTCAGGAAACCGTCGCTGCAAATCCGGAGACCATCAAGGCCGCCGAGTTTTCGGCAGCTTCTGCTAAGCAAGAATCCGGGACCCTGCGCTGGTTGCTCGGCATCAATGCACTTCTGTTCGTGGTGGAAATGACTGCCGGTCTGATCGCCCGGTCCGCCGGCCTGATTGGAGAATCCCTGGACAATTTTGCCGATGCGGCGGTGTACGGGCTTGCCCTTTATGCGGTTGGACATAGCGTGAAAATGCAGGTACGTGCCGCGCATCTTGCTGGTGTACTGCAACTGATCTTGGCTGTGGGCGTGCTCGTAGAGGTGGTGAGACGCTTTGTATTCGGTAGTGAGCCTGAATCGCTGGTGATGATGGCTATCGCATTCGTCGCATTGATTGCCAATACCAGTTGTCTGCTGCTCATATCCAAACATCGGGAAGGCGGGGCGCACATGAAGGCAAGCTGGATATTCTCGGCCAACGACGTGGTGATCAACCTGGGGGTCATCACCGCCGGCGCCCTGGTCGCGTGGACCGGTTCCAATTATCCGGATCTGATTATCGGCACCATCGCGGGGGGCATTGTACTTAACGGTGCCAGACGCATTTTGGCGTTGAAGGGTTAAATAATGCTCATTATTGGCAAAAAGCTCTCGCCGTATGCCCTATTGTCCATATCGGGCCTGCTGGCAGCGTCTGATCAGGCTGTAAAGTGGCTGGTGCAGCAATCAATGGCCTATGGCGAGTATGTTTCGGTGACCCCGTTCTTTAACTGGGTGCACCTATGGAACACCGGTGCCGCATTCAGTCTTTTTGCGAATGGTGGAGGCTGGCAGCGCTACTTTTTTATCGGAATCGCGGTAGTGGTCTCGATTTTTCTGATCAAGCTGATCCTTGAAAATCGTCATAAAGGAGAAGCCATCGCTTACAGTCTTATCCTCGGTGGCGCCATGGGCAACCTGATTGACCGGGTCTTTCGCGGCTATGTTGTGGATTCCTTTGATTTCTATTGGCGAGACTGGCATTGGCCGGCCTTCAACCTGGCTGATATTGCAATTGTCCTCGGTGCCTTACTTTTCGTTTCCAGCAGCTTGTTGGGTAAAAAAGCAAACACCAATGCCGAGTCGGATGGATCTGACTGACACCTACGCCTATACAACACCATGACCGAACTTCCCGACAACATCCTTCACCTGCCGCAATACCAAGTACTGGGCTGCAAATCAACCGACGACGAAATGCACTTCCAGGTGGACGTGCCCGATCCCATCGCCTGCGAGGAATGCGGCGTGCAGGGTGAGTTCGTACGGTTCGGCAAGCGTGACGTTCCCTATCGTGATCTGCCCATCCACGGCAAGCGGGTCACTCTCTGGGTGGTCCGCCGCCGATACACCTGCCGGGCCTGCAAGACAACATTCAGGCCCCAGCTACCGGAGATGGTTGTCAACGCCGACTGAAAACTGACCCACTTCCGGTGCAGGTCGCCGAAGTAAAACTGACCCAGGGCCACGCTCATTCGATGGTCGTGGCGGCAGGCCGTTGGACGTGTCCGGCCTTGCGCTTGTCTTTGAGGCGGTAGCTCTCGCCGCTGATCTGGACGATGTGGCTGTGATGCAGCAGGCGGTCGAGCAGCGCGGCAGTTAGCGTGCTGTCGTCGGCCAGAGCCGTGGACCATTGGGCAAAGGGCAGATTGCTGGTCAGCACGATGGCGCCGCGCTCGTAGCGCCGGGCCACGACCTGGAAGAAAAGATTGGCCTCGTCGCGGCCGAAAGGCAGATAGCCCAGCTCGTCGATGACCAGCAGCCTGGGGCCTGCGACGACGCGGTTGAAGTAGCTTTTCAGCCGCCCCTGGCTTTTGGCCGTGGCCAGCTGCAGCATGAGATCGGCGGCGGTGATGAAGCGCGTCTTGATGCCCGCCTGGATGGCTTGATAGGCCAATGCGCAGGCGATATGCGTCTTGCCGACGCCGCTGGGGCCGAGCAGCACGACATTCTCGGCGCGCTCGACAAAGGCCAGCCCGGCGAGCTGCTGGATCTGGGCGCGGGGCGCGCCCGAGGCGAAGCGAAAGTCGTAGTCGTCAAGCGTCTTGACGGCCGGCAGGCTGGCCAGGCGCAGAAGCGACTGGCACTTGCGCTGCTGGCGGGCGTCGTGCTCGGCCTTGAGCACGGCTTCGAGGAAGGCTGGTCTCAAGAATGAAGTGCAACGTTATCGTGAAAGTTAGCCATTTCCTGGGCCATGACTTCCTCGGGCGTTTGCCAGTCCAGGGTTTTGCGTGGTCGCCCGTTGAGCAGGCGCGCGACGTCGTTGAGCTGGGTCTGGCTGACCGTCGACAGGTCCGTGCCCTTAGGCAGGAATTGGCGCAGCAACCCGTTGGTGTTCTCGTTGCTACCGCGCTGCCACGGGGCATACGGGTCGGCGAACCAGATATCGAGCTTCAAGCGCTGGGCGAGCTCCTCATGACGCGCCATCTCGCTGCCCCGGTCGTAAGTGAAGCTCTCGCGCATGAAGGCAGGCACCTTCTTCATCTGGCGCGTGAAGCTTTCGAGCGCCGCGTCGGCGCTGCAGTCCGCCATCTTGCAGAGAATGACGAAGCGCGTTTTGCGCTCAACGACGGTGCCCACGGCCGAGCGGTTGTAGGCGCCCTTTATAAAGTCGCCTTCCCAGTGACCCGGCAGCTTGCGCTGCGTCACATCTTCGGGACGATGAATGATCCTCAGATCCTCGGGCACCACCATGCCACCCTTGCCGGCGGCGGTACGCCGTTTCTGGCCGCGCTGCGGCTTGTGCTGGCGCAGGGCTTCCACCATGGCTTTCTTCAGCGCTCCCTTGGGGTGCGCGTAGATCGCCGCGTAGATGGTCTCGTGGCTGATCTTCCAATCCGGATCGTCGGGAAACATGCGTTCCAGTCTGCAGGCGATCTGCTCTGGCGACCAGGCAAAGTAGATCAGGCGGTCGTGCACGTATTGCCAGAGCATCGAGCCGGACTGAAGCTTGCAACGCCGTCCGCACCGCTGTCGTCGCTGCCGGTAGGCCGCGGTCGCCGCCGTAGCGTTGTAGGCCTTGCTAGCCATCGCATTACGCCGACGTTCCCGCGAGATCGTCGACGGCGAGCGCCCAAGCCGTCGGCTGATCTCCCTGGTCGTCACGCCTTCATCAGCCAACAACATGATCGCCGCGCGTTCCTCCGCCGAGAGATGGCGGTAGCTTCTTGTCGTCATCGCAACACCGTATCTGCATCAGAATGGGGTGTTGCACTTGGTTCTTGAGTCTAAGAAGTCGCTGTGGCTGCCTTCGGTCTTGGCGGTATGGTCGGCCAGCGCCGGATACTCGGCGGCTACCGCATCAAGCTGGAGCTGCTGGCACAGCGCCTGGATGCGCTCGGTCTGGAGGTTCACGGATGCACCTCCAGCAGATCCTGGTAGACCGACAGCGGATGCTGGAAGCTGTCGATGGGTACGGGCCTAGCTGCGGCCGGTACCCGGGCCGGCGCCTCGTCGCGGGCCGCCGGCAGCGCCTGCAGCACATGGCGTTCCTCGTCGAGCCGCACCGCCGGCTTGACGCCGGTGGTGCCGTGCACGCGCTGGTCGGCGACCTCAATCAGCCAGCGTCCGACGTGGGCGTTGGCGACCGCAACATCGAGCTGCAGCCCCGCTGTCTTGAGGCTGGCGGCCAGCGGCGTGACGAAGGATTCCTTGAGATAGCGATTGAAACGCTCGACCTTGCCCTTGGTCTTGGCCCGATAGGGTCGACACAGCTTCGGCAGGAAGCCGTAGGCCTCGGCCAGCGCCAGCAGATCCGGATGCCAGCGGTGCAGGCCGTCGCCGTAGGCGTCGCGCTCGATGACCACCGATTTGGCGTTGTCGAACAGCACTTGCTTCGGCACGCCGCCGAAATGCACGAAAGCGGCCTTGAGGCCATCCATCCAGCTGGCGGCATCCTCGCGGTCGCAGAAGCGCACGGCACTGGACCG of Algiphilus aromaticivorans DG1253 contains these proteins:
- a CDS encoding epoxide hydrolase family protein, which encodes MKPSIEPFAIHVADAALDDLAERLQRTRWSEAELVDDGSQGVPLAWMRNICEHWLEHYDWRSREARINAWPQFRTEIDGLGIHFLHVRSPESNATPLLMTHGWPGSIVEFLKVLGPLTDPRAHGCDPADAFEVICPSLPGYGFSDKPSETGWSVERIARAWAQLMARLGHERYLAQGGDWGSMVTTALSKLDPEHCAGIHLNMALATPTQEDMAQLTEGERAALTRMEHYRKHDSGYAKLQATRPQTLGYGLTDSPVGQAAWILEKFWSWVDHDGSGPDAVISRDELLDNVMLYWLPATAASSARLYWESLRNFDREPVTAPTAVSVFPGEIFRPSRHWVERRYLDLRYFNEPERGGHFAAFEQPELFVQELRAACRCMR
- a CDS encoding alpha/beta hydrolase, with the translated sequence MNLEVIRKGKRGDTAASPLLFVHGAWHGAWCWEEFLLDYFAGLGYECVALSLRGHGGSPGVEKMNRYRIADYVADVASVAESLDTPPVVIGHSMGGLVTQHYLAQHPARAGVLLGSVPPFGVWRVVLKLLRQHPLRFLAANLRLNLQLLVNSPAKARELFYSAGVSDADVARYAQPLTSESFLAFLDMVIMNLPRRGSVSTPLRVLGGELDSIFPPADVRATAAFYGTTARIYAETAHNLMLEPRWQDVADDIHAWIQGGFQAEAS
- the cadR gene encoding Cd(II)/Pb(II)-responsive transcriptional regulator; its protein translation is MRIGQLAQLVGVETQTIRFYEQQGLLPPPDRQDNGYRVYTEKHGEGLAFIRRCRILGLSLAEIHELQSYQDDPHQPCTAVNTLLDDHISHVRSQITALQALEKQLVSLRASCNDDREVEACGVLAGISEGNMHQQ
- a CDS encoding cation transporter, with the translated sequence MSKSCGGACGGDATSAADTDIQASSEAPGRWVSVYAVPKMDCPSEERMIRLALNGFEEIRALSFDLSNRRLKVVHDGEVEPVTSKLKTLGLGASLQETVAANPETIKAAEFSAASAKQESGTLRWLLGINALLFVVEMTAGLIARSAGLIGESLDNFADAAVYGLALYAVGHSVKMQVRAAHLAGVLQLILAVGVLVEVVRRFVFGSEPESLVMMAIAFVALIANTSCLLLISKHREGGAHMKASWIFSANDVVINLGVITAGALVAWTGSNYPDLIIGTIAGGIVLNGARRILALKG
- the lspA gene encoding signal peptidase II; translation: MLIIGKKLSPYALLSISGLLAASDQAVKWLVQQSMAYGEYVSVTPFFNWVHLWNTGAAFSLFANGGGWQRYFFIGIAVVVSIFLIKLILENRHKGEAIAYSLILGGAMGNLIDRVFRGYVVDSFDFYWRDWHWPAFNLADIAIVLGALLFVSSSLLGKKANTNAESDGSD
- a CDS encoding IS30 family transposase; this translates as MTTRSYRHLSAEERAAIMLLADEGVTTREISRRLGRSPSTISRERRRNAMASKAYNATAATAAYRQRRQRCGRRCKLQSGSMLWQYVHDRLIYFAWSPEQIACRLERMFPDDPDWKISHETIYAAIYAHPKGALKKAMVEALRQHKPQRGQKRRTAAGKGGMVVPEDLRIIHRPEDVTQRKLPGHWEGDFIKGAYNRSAVGTVVERKTRFVILCKMADCSADAALESFTRQMKKVPAFMRESFTYDRGSEMARHEELAQRLKLDIWFADPYAPWQRGSNENTNGLLRQFLPKGTDLSTVSQTQLNDVARLLNGRPRKTLDWQTPEEVMAQEMANFHDNVALHS
- the istA gene encoding IS21 family transposase gives rise to the protein MLSLEQAVEIRVLSRQDVGVREIARQLGCSRNTVRRYLRDPEATRYADRAARPQKLDPYKAYLMARVEAARPHWIPATVLLREIREQGYDGGISQLKALLAPLKRQEVEPLVRFETAPGEQMQVDFTTIRRGRHRLLAFVGTLGYSRSSAVRFCDREDAASWMDGLKAAFVHFGGVPKQVLFDNAKSVVIERDAYGDGLHRWHPDLLALAEAYGFLPKLCRPYRAKTKGKVERFNRYLKESFVTPLAASLKTAGLQLDVAVANAHVGRWLIEVADQRVHGTTGVKPAVRLDEERHVLQALPAARDEAPARVPAAARPVPIDSFQHPLSVYQDLLEVHP